One stretch of Prunus persica cultivar Lovell chromosome G1, Prunus_persica_NCBIv2, whole genome shotgun sequence DNA includes these proteins:
- the LOC18788743 gene encoding uncharacterized protein LOC18788743, whose protein sequence is MMAKYFTKWFSDLDWRLLLLVIPLLFFIVFFSLSSSYSPTNFPLSPFAPIRSFLRGRAFQFQQPPLNITTLNTLNSTTSESNRNGTDESLKKRKDDDLHRSRIAVCLVGGARRFELTGPSIVDKILNQYPNSDLFLHSPMDPNAFKFSLLKAAPRIASVRIFHPKPMLETEFQLRVLTAHNSPNGIQGLLQYFHLVEGCLTMIQAYQKQNNFSYDWIVRTRVDGYWNAPLHPKHFVRGQYLVPPGSSFGGLNDRFGVGDLNSSIVALSRLSLISKLHADGFRQLNSETAFKAQLTTRGVPYVTKRLPFCIVTDRQYGFPPSRFGVPVASLSSPGPLSGAKCRPCRPVCQGPCVADVMLSLQRGWSWTPWAKGTLQLCDAHDAWEKGWETTFDRVAGQKFAAERKRVLGLTVKQCIDDFNQMKNRTANWEAPPVDEICSIGVLAPPH, encoded by the exons ATGATGGCCAAGTATTTCACAAAATGGTTTTCCGATCTTGATTGGCGGCTACTTCTGTTAGTTATCCCTCTCCTCTTTTTTATCGTCTTCTTCTCACTCTCATCTTCTTACTCTCCCACCAATTTCCCCCTCTCTCCGTTTGCTCCCATTCGATCTTTCCTTCGTGGCCGTGCCTTCCAGTTCCAGCAGCCGCCCCTCAACATAACAACCCTAAACACTCTCAATTCTACAACTAGTGAGTCCAATCGGAATGGGACCGACGAGTCGTTGAAGAAGCGCAAGGATGACGATTTGCATCGGTCCAGAATAGCCGTGTGTTTGGTTGGTGGGGCCCGGAGGTTCGAGCTCACGGGGCCGTCCATTGTCGACAAGATTCTAAACCAATATCCGAATTCCGATCTTTTTCTGCACAGCCCTATGGACCCCAACGCCTTCAAGTTCTCGCTCCTCAAGGCCGCGCCTAGGATCGCCTCCGTCAGAATCTTCCACCCCAAACCCATGCTCGAGACTGAGTTCCAGCTCCGAGTCCTAACCGCTCACAACTCGCCCAATGGCATTCAG GGCCTTTTGCAATACTTCCACCTGGTTGAAGGCTGCCTTACTATGATCCAAGcataccaaaaacaaaacaacttcAGCTACGACTGGATAGTCCGAACCCGAGTGGACGGCTACTGGAATGCCCCGCTCCACCCTAAACACTTTGTGCGGGGACAGTACCTGGTCCCTCCGGGCTCCAGCTTCGGCGGACTCAACGACCGCTTCGGAGTTGGCGACCTCAACAGCTCCATAGTCGCCCTGTCGCGCCTCTCCCTCATTTCCAAACTCCACGCGGATGGGTTCCGCCAGCTCAACTCGGAAACCGCCTTCAAGGCCCAACTCACCACCCGAGGGGTGCCATACGTCACTAAACGACTTCCCTTTTGTATTGTAACGGACCGCCAATACGGCTTCCCACCAAGCCGTTTCGGAGTGCCAGTGGCGTCGCTGTCAAGCCCGGGCCCATTGAGCGGGGCCAAGTGCAGGCCCTGCAGGCCTGTGTGCCAAGGCCCCTGTGTAGCGGATGTGATGCTTAGCCTGCAAAGAGGGTGGAGCTGGACCCCCTGGGCCAAAGGCACGCTCCAGCTTTGTGATGCCCATGACGCATGGGAAAAGGGTTGGGAGACCACATTTGACCGAGTTGCTGGCCAGAAATTCGCTGCCGAGCGAAAGCGAGTTTTGGGGTTGACGGTGAAGCAGTGCATTGATGATTTCAACCAAATGAAAAACAGAACTGCTAACTGGGAGGCACCGCCAGTGGACGAGATTTGTAGCATTGGGGTGCTTGCGCCACCCCACTGA